The following are encoded in a window of Scophthalmus maximus strain ysfricsl-2021 chromosome 6, ASM2237912v1, whole genome shotgun sequence genomic DNA:
- the LOC118308817 gene encoding interferon-induced GTP-binding protein Mx, whose amino-acid sequence MTTLNQQYEEKVRPCIDLIDSLRSLGVEKDLALPAIAVIGDQSSGKSSVLEALSGVALPRGSGIVTRCPLELKMKRKNGGEGWYGKISYKDHEENIENPSDVEKKIREAQDEMAGIGVGISADLISLEIASPDVPDLTLIDLPGITRVAVKGQPEDIEHQIKRLIKKFITKQETISLVVVPCTMDIATTEALRMAQEVDPDGERTLGILTKPDLVDKGTEQTVIDIVHNEVIHLKKGYMIVRCRGQQEITNEVSLAEAIEREKAFFNDHAHFHTLYNEGQATVPKLAEKLTIELVEHIERSLPRLEEQIEEKLAQTQAELERYGTGPPTDPAERLIFLIDKVSAFTQDAIGLATGEELKCGDKLNVFSTLRREFGKWSIHLDLSGNNFNTRIEKKVEDYEDRYRGRELPGFINYKTFEIMVKEQIKQLEEPAVKRLKDIGDAVRKVFLQLAHSSFIGFPNLTKTAKAKIEAIKQQKEVTAELMLRTQFKMEMMVYSQDRTYSSSLSDRKKEENEEENKQKMKKHHDDRSVKYCMDNHATLQELILHLKSYYRIASQRLADQIPLVIRYQMLQETAVQLQREMLQMLQDKENMEFLLKENLDIGCKRAALQSRLKRLMKARAYLVEF is encoded by the exons ATGACCACCCTGAATCAACAGTACGAGGAGAAGGTGCGCCCCTGCATCGACCTCATCGACTCCCTGCGCTCCCTGGGCGTGGAGAAGGACCTGGCGCTGCCCGCCATCGCCGTGATTGGAGACCAGAGCTCGGGGAAGAGCTCGGTGCTGGAGGCGCTGTCGGGGGTGGCTCTGCCGAGAGGCAGTG GCATTGTGACGAGATGTCCTCTGGAactgaagatgaaaagaaagaatggaGGAGAAGGGTGGTATGGAAAGATAAGCTACAAAGACCACGAGGAGAACATAGAAAACCCTTCAGATGTGGAGAAAAAGATTCGAGAAG CCCAGGATGAAATGGCTGGTATCGGTGTGGGGATCAGTGCTGACCTAATCAGTCTGGAGATCGCTTCTCCTGACGTTCCAGACCTGACACTCATTGACCTGCCTGGCATCACTAGGGTGGCTGTAAAGGGACAACCAGAGGACATTGAACACCAG ATAAAGAGACTCATCAAGAAGTTCATCACAAAGCAAGAAACTATCAGCCTGGTGGTCGTCCCATGCACCATGGACATAGCAACCACAGAGGCTTTGAGAATGGCACAGGAGGTGGATCCTGATGGAGAGAGAACTTTAG GTATTTTGACCAAGCCTGATCTGGTGGACAAAGGCACAGAACAGACAGTGATTGACATTGTCCATAATGAAGTCATCCACCTGAAGAAGGGCTACATGATCGTCAGGTGCAGGGGTCAGCAGGAGATCACAAATGAGGTGTCTCTCGCTGAAGcaatagaaagagagaaagccTTCTTTAATGACCATGCACATTTCCA CACTCTCTACAATGAAGGCCAAGCCACTGTTCCTAAACTGGCTGAGAAACTTACCATTGAGCTGGTGGAACACATTGAa AGATCTCTCCCTCGACTGGAAGAGCAGATAGAGGAGAAACTAGCACAGACTCAAGCGGAGCTGGAGAGATATGGCACTGGACCCCCAACGGACCCAGCCGAGAGACTCATCTTCCTCATTGAT AAAGTATCAGCATTCACTCAGGATGCCATCGGTCTGGCTACAGGAGAAGAACTCAAATGTGGAGACAAACTCAATGTCTTTTCAACGCTCAGAAGAGAGTTTGGGAAGTGGAGCATCCACCTGGACCTCAGTGGAAACAACT tcaACACAAGGATTGAGAAAAAAGTGGAGGACTACGAAGACAGGTACCGTGGAAGAGAACTGCCAGGCTTCATCAACTACAAGACCTTTGAGATCATGGTCAAGGAGCAGATCAAACAGCTGGAAGAACCAGCTGTTAAGAGACTCAAGGATATTGGAG ATGCTGTAAGGAAAGTGTTCTTACAGCTGGCCCACAGTAGCTTCATTGGATTTCCTAACCTCACGAAAACAGCCAAG GCCAAAATCGAAGCCATAAAGCAACAAAAAGAGGTCACTGCAGAGCTCATGCTGAGAACCCAGTTCAAGATGGAGATGATGGTTTACTCCCAGGACAGAACCTACAGCAGCAGCTTgagtgacagaaagaaggaggagaatgaggaagaaaacaaacagaaaatgaaaaaacatcatGACGATAGGAGTGTCAAGTACTGCATGGATAATCATGCAACACTTCAGGAGTTGATATTGCACCTTAAATCGTATTACAGA ATTGCCAGCCAGCGTCTGGCTGACCAGATACCGCTGGTGATTCGCTACCAGATGTTGCAGGAGACTGCCgtccagctgcagagagagatgcTGCAGATGCTTCAGGATAAAGAGAACATGGAGTTCTTGCTGAAGGAGAACTTGGACATTGGTTGCAAGAGAGCTGCTTTGCAGAGTCGCCTCAAACGCCTCATGAAGGCCCGTGCATACCTGGTGGAGTTCTAG
- the thoc7 gene encoding THO complex subunit 7 homolog: MGAVTDDEVIRKRLLIDGDGAGDDRRINVLLKSFTKWCNSSGTPEEGFTQRMLGTLAQCEFSMGKTLMVYDMNLREMENYEKIYTNIEQNITSAHEKITECKKEIQRAKRIRKNRQEYDALAKVIQQHPDRHETLKQLEALDKELQQLSHIKENVDAKLELRKKQFHVLLSTIQELQQTLENDEKSDNDDNSQECPVENGE; this comes from the exons GGAGCTGGCGATGACCGTCGTATCAACGTGCTGCTGAAGAGTTTCACCAAATGGTGCAATTCGTCCGGGACCCCCGAGGAAGG CTTCACGCAGAGGATGCTGGGAACACTGGCCCAGTGCGAGTTCTCCATGGGAAAGACGTTGATGGTTTATGATATGAATCTTCGGGAAATGGAGAATTATGAGAAAATCTACACCAATATAG AACAAAACATCACTTCTGCACATGAAAAGATAACAGAGTGCAAAAAGGAAATTCAGAGGGCAAAGAGGATACGAAAAAATCGCCAAG aGTATGATGCTTTAGCTAAAGTTATCCAGCAACACCCAGACCGGCATGAAACATTGAA ACAGTTGGAGGCGCTTGACAAAGAACTTCAGCAACTGTCTCACATCAAAGAGAATGTGGATGCAAAg CTGGAGCTGAGGAAGAAGCAGTTCCATGTGCTACTCAGTACCATACAGGAGCTACAGCAGACCCTTGAGA ATGATGAAAAATCAGACAATGACGACAACAGCCAAGAGTGTCCTGTAGAGAATGGTGAATGA